The sequence ACAAACTATCCAGTCTCCTTGCGAAAATGAGTTATCAAAGAGCATCATGACAGAAGCAAAGAAGTTCGCGATGATATCTTTTGCCGCAAATGCAACAGCAAGACCACCGATACCAAGTGAAGCTATGAGTGCTGATATATCAAAGCCAAGCTTTTGAAGAATTAGTAAAAGTGCGATTATTAATACAATTACGTAGACTACTTTTAAAACTAAATTTACGACCTCTTTTCGTCTACTCTTTTGTGCGATTTTATCTATTATCACTATGCCGTAACCATTTAGGATAGTTAAAACAAGCCATGAAAATGCGACTATATAGACGATCGAAAAGATATTTGCTAGAGTTAGTGGCACTGGTACTGGATAAAAGGCAACACCGATACAAATATTTAGTGCATAAATAATAAGAAGCGCAGATATAGGCTTTTTAACGATATCTACTATCTGATCCTTTGCCTCTTTTACACCTTCGCCCGATGCAATGAGTGACATAAGCCAATATGTGAGTTTGGCAAGAATTCTTGTAAGTGAGACAAAAAATAAAAATACTACGATTATAACTACGATCTTACCAACGTTAAATTTTGCCGAATTTATAGGAATTAGCTTATTTATATATTCGACCGTATCGACTAAATTTAGCTCTGATAAGATCATGCTTGAGCTTAGAAGATCAGCATTATTTTTAAGATAGATTAAAATTTCCTCATCAGTCTCTTTTTTTAAATCAAGCTCTGCAAATGCGTTATCATAAGAGCTTGAAGTCTCATTTAGCGAATCTTTTAGCTCCTTTATGCTGACGTAAGAATTTGTTTGTAAATTTAAAAGTCCGTTATCTATCACCTCTTTTATAGAGTTTGCTTTAGCACCTTTTTTAAATATCTCTTCAAGATTAATTAAAGCCGATAAATAAGCATAATCTATCTTCATTTTCTCAAGCTCAATAGCACTTTGAACGTAAGCATCTTTGTTTGATTGCTTCTCTAATCTAGCTACTTTTTTTTCTAAATTATTTTTTTGCAAAATAAATTTATCAATATCATTTTGAGTTACCTCAATCTGCATAACATATAGTGGAATTTTTTCCAAAAGATCATTTTTTTTCTTTTGAAGTCCAGCTAAATTTGAATTATCAGCTTTTGTTGAGTTTGTATCTTTTTGCTGTGCTTTTATGATTTGGATTTGATTATTTAAAGTTAAAATTTGATTTGTTAGGCTTAGTATATTTTCTTCTTGTGTTTTATTATTTTCAGCACCAAGAAGAATTACAAATGAGAGCAAGATGATGGTTAAAATTTTACGCATTTTCACCCCTCTTATCTGCTAAAAGTTTGAATGTACCCTCTTTTAAATCGTAGCTGAAAATTTCACCGGTTTCTATAATGTAGTGCCAGCCATAAATTTGAAGATTTCCTTTTTCATACTCCTCTTTTACATTTGGATAGGTCATTATATTTTCGATCGAATTTATCACATTTAATCTCTCAGTTAGCCACGCCATCTTTGCTG comes from Campylobacter concisus and encodes:
- a CDS encoding mechanosensitive ion channel domain-containing protein; translated protein: MRKILTIILLSFVILLGAENNKTQEENILSLTNQILTLNNQIQIIKAQQKDTNSTKADNSNLAGLQKKKNDLLEKIPLYVMQIEVTQNDIDKFILQKNNLEKKVARLEKQSNKDAYVQSAIELEKMKIDYAYLSALINLEEIFKKGAKANSIKEVIDNGLLNLQTNSYVSIKELKDSLNETSSSYDNAFAELDLKKETDEEILIYLKNNADLLSSSMILSELNLVDTVEYINKLIPINSAKFNVGKIVVIIVVFLFFVSLTRILAKLTYWLMSLIASGEGVKEAKDQIVDIVKKPISALLIIYALNICIGVAFYPVPVPLTLANIFSIVYIVAFSWLVLTILNGYGIVIIDKIAQKSRRKEVVNLVLKVVYVIVLIIALLLILQKLGFDISALIASLGIGGLAVAFAAKDIIANFFASVMMLFDNSFSQGDWIVCGDIEGTVVEVGFRKTTIRSFDNALIFVPNSKLASDPVRNWSRRKVGRRIRMLIGIEYGATTDEIKKCVDDIKTMLINHPDIAKSEDITAKKKGLKYRQSIVSVDDYAGYKSNLFVVVDDFADSSINILVYCFAKTIVWGEFLDVKQDVMLKIMDILKQNGLNFAFPSQSLYIESVKDKI